One part of the Sphingopyxis sp. TUF1 genome encodes these proteins:
- a CDS encoding sulfotransferase family 2 domain-containing protein — MIVSHQHRFIFVAIPKTGTHSVRQALRAHMGDGDMEQARLFVEKSFPIPEIARMGHGHISFAEIRPFLGEDQFTNYFKFAFVRNPFDRFISYCAFATSREGSFERDPQRVMRHFLFIAPPHQHIIFRPQHLFLTDRDGSLLADMLGKVEEMQSSYDVVCARIGIPSTPLDHANRSRRGNYRDYYDQELIDGVAKIYARDLELFGYDY; from the coding sequence ATGATCGTTTCGCATCAACATCGCTTTATCTTTGTGGCTATTCCGAAGACGGGGACGCATTCGGTTCGCCAAGCCTTGCGCGCGCATATGGGCGATGGAGATATGGAGCAGGCACGCCTGTTCGTGGAAAAGAGCTTTCCGATCCCCGAGATCGCTCGAATGGGCCATGGCCATATAAGCTTCGCCGAAATCCGGCCCTTTCTGGGCGAAGATCAATTCACAAACTATTTCAAATTTGCCTTTGTGCGCAATCCGTTCGACCGTTTCATTTCCTACTGCGCCTTTGCCACTAGTCGCGAAGGAAGTTTCGAACGCGACCCGCAGCGGGTGATGCGTCATTTCCTTTTCATCGCCCCGCCGCATCAGCACATCATATTCCGTCCTCAGCATCTGTTTCTGACCGATCGCGATGGCAGCTTGCTGGCAGATATGCTGGGAAAGGTGGAAGAGATGCAATCATCCTATGACGTAGTTTGCGCGAGGATCGGTATCCCATCCACCCCGTTGGATCACGCCAATCGATCGCGACGCGGCAACTATCGCGATTATTATGATCAGGAGCTGATTGACGGGGTTGCGAAGATTTATGCCCGCGATCTTGAGCTTTTCGGTTATGACTATTGA
- a CDS encoding aspartyl/asparaginyl beta-hydroxylase domain-containing protein, protein MKLGMPLVKLPRQYCADTLAREVAALPKSAWLPHPGRIPGNDAVPLITPAGQITNGFAGPMAPTEALEQCPYIKEILVDLGAVWGRSRLMGLAPGAIVPEHVDVGYYWRTHIRIHIPVVTNPQVAFSCDKETVHMAPGECWLFDSFCLHDVRNGGDQKRVHLVLDTVGGEKLWAMIADAKRAGRDGQPTQHIAPGSVPAAPLAFEQVNLPAIMSVWEVRCHIDFLLDQCAAGPERDAAAARLEQFANAWGALWAQYGTRSSGIAAYRQLIDAAQRDLQAIGTQRILLANNQVPLDRALAELIFMVAAPDSFPAAA, encoded by the coding sequence ATGAAACTTGGAATGCCGCTGGTCAAGCTGCCAAGGCAATATTGCGCCGACACGCTCGCGAGGGAGGTCGCCGCACTGCCCAAATCGGCGTGGCTGCCCCATCCGGGGCGGATTCCCGGCAATGACGCGGTACCGCTGATTACGCCTGCCGGGCAGATAACAAACGGCTTTGCGGGACCGATGGCGCCCACCGAAGCCCTTGAACAGTGCCCCTATATCAAGGAAATACTCGTCGACCTCGGCGCGGTCTGGGGACGCAGCCGCCTGATGGGACTGGCGCCGGGCGCAATCGTGCCCGAGCATGTCGATGTCGGCTATTATTGGCGCACGCATATCCGCATCCACATTCCCGTCGTCACCAACCCGCAGGTCGCGTTCAGCTGCGACAAGGAAACGGTCCATATGGCGCCAGGCGAATGCTGGTTATTCGACAGCTTCTGCCTTCATGATGTTCGCAACGGCGGCGACCAGAAGCGCGTGCATCTAGTTCTCGATACGGTCGGCGGCGAAAAGCTGTGGGCGATGATCGCCGATGCCAAACGGGCGGGGCGCGATGGCCAGCCGACACAGCATATTGCGCCCGGATCGGTTCCTGCCGCGCCACTCGCCTTCGAACAGGTCAATCTGCCGGCGATCATGTCGGTCTGGGAGGTGCGCTGCCACATCGACTTCCTGCTCGATCAATGTGCCGCCGGTCCAGAGCGCGATGCCGCTGCAGCGCGACTGGAACAATTTGCCAATGCTTGGGGCGCGCTGTGGGCCCAATATGGCACTCGGTCGTCGGGCATTGCCGCTTATCGGCAACTTATCGATGCCGCTCAGCGCGACTTGCAAGCCATAGGGACGCAACGCATCCTGCTCGCCAATAATCAGGTGCCGCTCGACCGGGCACTCGCCGAACTGATCTTCATGGTGGCTGCGCCCGATTCGTTCCCCGCGGCCGCCTGA
- a CDS encoding aspartyl/asparaginyl beta-hydroxylase domain-containing protein, producing the protein MYPNPRKTTSIRRLGAVDIAAVKAAVMGIPEEMWHAENADKPNRFEALDATAHIVFRFISNMRDWRSSYSRPLWDEWEPLLAPVLTAATADYGYSNGVFPRVMLARMPAGGVIQPHRDANPAAKWPHKIHVPIQTNDQVEFRIEGQSYHIVEGEAAEVNNMGVHAVVNGGDTPRIHLIFEYYDADQPEPEWLATLAAQQPA; encoded by the coding sequence ATGTATCCCAACCCCCGAAAGACGACAAGCATCCGCCGGCTGGGTGCGGTCGACATCGCCGCGGTAAAGGCCGCGGTAATGGGGATCCCTGAAGAAATGTGGCATGCGGAAAATGCCGACAAGCCCAATCGCTTTGAGGCACTCGATGCGACCGCGCATATTGTCTTTCGTTTCATTTCAAACATGCGCGACTGGCGCAGCAGCTATTCACGCCCGCTGTGGGACGAATGGGAGCCGTTGCTCGCCCCTGTGCTCACCGCGGCGACCGCCGACTATGGCTATAGCAACGGTGTCTTCCCTAGGGTCATGCTTGCCCGCATGCCCGCCGGCGGGGTAATTCAGCCGCATCGCGATGCCAATCCTGCGGCGAAATGGCCGCACAAGATTCACGTGCCGATCCAGACGAATGACCAGGTCGAGTTCCGTATCGAGGGCCAGAGCTATCACATTGTCGAGGGCGAGGCGGCCGAGGTCAACAATATGGGCGTGCATGCGGTGGTGAATGGCGGCGACACGCCGCGCATTCACCTGATCTTCGAATATTATGACGCGGACCAGCCCGAGCCCGAATGGCTCGCGACGCTCGCTGCACAGCAGCCTGCCTGA